One genomic segment of Mycolicibacterium psychrotolerans includes these proteins:
- a CDS encoding dihydrofolate reductase family protein: MSRTRVHNLNISIDGYAAGEYVTLDAPIGGAERLFSGFDGRAIHGIDRVDAPITVDRALTTLWGQGVGAEIMGRRKFGPHEGDWPDDGWRGWWGDEPPFQTPVFVMTHHPRPAIDFANGTSFHFVDAPPREVLCLAQRAANGRDVRLGGGPSTVRQFLEADLVDFMHLVVVPVILGRGVSLWEGLSGVEDRFTIETVTSAGGLTHQLWNRKTVGG, encoded by the coding sequence ATGTCCCGCACCCGCGTCCACAATCTGAACATCTCCATCGACGGCTACGCCGCCGGCGAGTACGTGACGCTCGACGCGCCGATCGGCGGTGCCGAGCGGCTGTTCAGTGGATTCGATGGGCGCGCTATCCACGGGATCGACCGGGTGGACGCCCCGATCACGGTGGACCGCGCCCTCACCACCCTGTGGGGTCAGGGCGTCGGCGCCGAGATCATGGGACGTCGTAAGTTCGGCCCCCACGAGGGCGATTGGCCCGACGACGGGTGGCGCGGCTGGTGGGGTGACGAGCCACCGTTCCAGACACCGGTCTTCGTCATGACCCACCACCCGCGCCCCGCGATCGACTTTGCCAACGGCACCAGCTTCCATTTCGTCGACGCGCCACCGCGCGAGGTATTGTGCCTGGCCCAGCGGGCTGCGAACGGTCGCGACGTCCGTCTCGGCGGAGGCCCGTCGACGGTGCGGCAATTCCTCGAGGCCGACCTCGTCGACTTCATGCACTTGGTCGTCGTGCCCGTGATCCTCGGGCGCGGCGTCTCCCTTTGGGAAGGCTTGAGCGGCGTCGAAGACCGCTTCACAATCGAGACCGTCACTTCGGCCGGCGGACTCACCCATCAGCTGTGGAACAGGAAGACCGTCGGCGGTTGA
- a CDS encoding dihydrofolate reductase family protein, with product MGTLIYGFNVSVDGYIADADGNIDWGEPSEELHQYWNDFERETALSFYGRRLYELMSSYWPTADKAPDATPQIVDYAQVWRDMPKVVFSRTLESVDWNSRLERGDPVEVVRKLKAETEGRLEVAGATLAAPIVQAGLVDEYRIVLAPTAVGGGLRFFPTLPSWISLRLVENRTFPGGTVLLRYEAKRD from the coding sequence GTGGGCACACTCATCTATGGCTTCAACGTGTCGGTCGACGGGTACATCGCCGACGCAGACGGCAACATCGACTGGGGCGAGCCGAGCGAAGAGTTGCACCAGTACTGGAACGATTTCGAGCGGGAGACCGCCCTGTCGTTCTACGGGCGGCGGCTCTACGAACTGATGTCCTCTTACTGGCCGACCGCCGACAAGGCGCCGGACGCCACTCCGCAGATCGTCGACTACGCCCAGGTCTGGCGCGACATGCCCAAGGTGGTGTTCTCGCGCACCCTGGAGTCCGTCGACTGGAACTCCCGCCTCGAACGCGGCGACCCGGTCGAGGTGGTCAGAAAGCTCAAAGCCGAAACCGAGGGCAGGCTGGAGGTGGCCGGCGCGACGCTGGCCGCACCGATCGTGCAGGCCGGTCTGGTCGACGAGTACCGGATCGTGCTCGCGCCCACCGCCGTCGGTGGCGGTCTTCGGTTCTTCCCCACACTCCCGTCGTGGATTTCGCTGCGGCTGGTGGAGAACCGCACCTTCCCAGGGGGCACGGTGCTGCTGCGCTACGAGGCGAAACGCGACTGA
- a CDS encoding LLM class flavin-dependent oxidoreductase, giving the protein MTTHWRTTIPAVPRVGAVYRPQTAPELIAAAAATADATGLDELWLWEDCFLAGGISAAAVALSHSSRLTVGVGVLPVPVRNVALAAMEIATLARAFPGRLRIGVGHGVQDWMAQIGERVSSPMTLLREYLTCLTALLRGERVTFHGRYVDLDQVQLDWPPDPAPGILAAAVGPKTLRLSGELAAGTVITGGTSPDQLRAAASHIRAGQGSDARGHAIVTYLLCTTGPDARRDLLDEIGEWGFDPGADVGVWGTAEEIAGAAQRWLLAGADTLVFQPRAAVPIEEYVEFVGTQVAPLLRRG; this is encoded by the coding sequence GTGACCACGCACTGGCGGACGACGATCCCGGCCGTGCCGCGAGTCGGCGCCGTCTACCGCCCGCAGACGGCGCCGGAGCTGATAGCGGCAGCGGCGGCAACGGCCGATGCCACCGGGCTCGACGAACTGTGGTTGTGGGAAGACTGCTTCCTGGCCGGCGGCATCTCGGCCGCGGCCGTCGCGCTGTCGCACAGCAGTCGTCTCACAGTGGGCGTCGGAGTGCTGCCCGTGCCGGTGCGCAACGTCGCGCTGGCAGCGATGGAGATCGCGACCCTGGCCCGCGCGTTCCCCGGGCGGCTTCGCATCGGCGTCGGCCACGGCGTGCAGGACTGGATGGCTCAGATCGGCGAGAGGGTCAGCTCACCGATGACGCTCCTTCGGGAGTACCTCACCTGCCTGACCGCGCTGTTGCGCGGAGAACGCGTCACCTTCCACGGTCGGTACGTCGACCTCGATCAGGTGCAGCTCGACTGGCCACCGGATCCCGCCCCGGGGATTTTGGCTGCTGCGGTGGGACCGAAGACGCTGCGACTCAGCGGCGAACTCGCCGCCGGTACCGTCATCACCGGAGGGACCTCTCCAGATCAGTTGCGCGCCGCGGCTTCTCACATCCGCGCCGGCCAGGGATCCGACGCGCGCGGGCACGCGATCGTCACCTATCTGCTGTGCACGACGGGGCCGGACGCCCGCCGAGATCTTCTCGATGAGATCGGGGAGTGGGGCTTTGATCCCGGCGCCGACGTCGGAGTCTGGGGTACCGCCGAGGAGATCGCCGGCGCGGCGCAACGGTGGCTCCTTGCCGGCGCGGACACGCTGGTGTTCCAGCCGCGGGCCGCGGTGCCCATCGAGGAGTACGTCGAGTTCGTGGGCACTCAGGTCGCGCCGCTGCTACGCCGCGGCTGA
- a CDS encoding catalase produces the protein MATDRGAKETIKSVVKDAKDKVKEAAERLQQHSPKYIPGAPGPEPAPFDEPTSPREPLPPKPDQGGPDLRTATGLSVGGGQTARGQQGEYLTTAQGARLYDTDHSLKAGRRGPTLLQDHHLREKITHFDHERIPERAVHARGAAAHGVFHANGAAEKISMAGFLKSGAETEVFVRFSTVLGSRGSADTVRDTRGFATKFYTDEGTFDLVGNNIPVFFIQDGIKFPDVVHAAKPHPDREIPQAQSAHDTFWDFVSLHTEAQAHTMWNMSDRGIPRSYRMMEGFGVHTFRLTGPDGSTSLVKFHWKPRLGVHSLVWEEAQIAAGMDPDLHRRDLADAIEKGAYPEWDLGVQVMPDSPDQMFEGIDLLDPTKIVPEELVPVQVIGTMQLNRNPTNFFAETEQVAFHPGHLVPGIDVTDDPLLQARLFSYLDTQLTRLGGPNFGQIPINRPHAPVNDMLRDGFHQHGVHPGVAPYQPNSLDGGCPFFAGADTGAFIEAPAAVAESTKVRAAPASYDDHFSQVTMFYRSLSPVEQAHVADAYTFELGKCYEQAIKERQLVALANIDAELCATVAAGLGLEPPVPTAPPTEPIVVSPAVSQVGQRWPVEGRNIGVLVGPDSDLSDVSTVVDALGAAKLVPLVIAAHGGTLAHEGGSVPISRTYATARSIEFDALVIAGSPGTVQAKILVDEVFRHFKGIAVLPQGTDLLVRAGVSEGAEGVLSGSEASALATSLIESLGEHRVWSRDVAV, from the coding sequence ATGGCAACCGACCGCGGAGCCAAAGAGACCATCAAGAGCGTCGTCAAAGACGCCAAGGACAAGGTGAAGGAAGCCGCTGAGCGGCTGCAGCAGCACAGCCCGAAGTACATCCCGGGCGCACCCGGTCCGGAGCCGGCGCCGTTCGACGAGCCGACGAGCCCGCGCGAGCCGCTGCCGCCGAAACCCGATCAGGGTGGGCCAGATCTGCGCACGGCCACCGGCCTTTCCGTCGGCGGCGGTCAGACGGCGCGGGGGCAACAGGGGGAGTACCTCACCACCGCGCAGGGTGCCCGGCTCTACGACACCGACCACTCCCTCAAAGCCGGACGCCGCGGGCCGACGCTGTTGCAGGACCACCACCTCCGGGAGAAGATCACCCACTTCGACCACGAGCGCATCCCCGAGCGCGCGGTGCACGCCCGCGGCGCGGCCGCACACGGTGTGTTCCACGCCAACGGGGCGGCGGAGAAGATCAGCATGGCGGGATTCCTGAAGTCGGGCGCGGAAACGGAGGTGTTCGTTCGCTTTTCGACGGTGCTGGGCTCCCGCGGATCGGCCGACACGGTCCGCGACACCCGAGGCTTCGCGACCAAGTTCTACACCGATGAGGGCACGTTCGACCTGGTCGGCAACAACATCCCGGTGTTCTTCATTCAGGACGGCATCAAGTTTCCCGACGTCGTCCACGCCGCTAAACCGCATCCCGATCGTGAGATCCCTCAGGCCCAGAGTGCGCATGACACCTTCTGGGACTTCGTGTCGCTGCACACCGAGGCCCAGGCGCACACCATGTGGAACATGTCCGACCGGGGCATCCCGCGGTCCTACCGGATGATGGAAGGCTTCGGCGTGCACACCTTCCGGCTGACCGGCCCGGACGGTTCGACGTCGCTGGTGAAGTTCCACTGGAAGCCGCGCCTTGGCGTGCACTCGCTGGTGTGGGAGGAGGCGCAGATCGCCGCCGGAATGGATCCGGACCTGCATCGCCGTGACCTCGCCGACGCGATCGAGAAGGGCGCCTACCCCGAGTGGGACCTCGGCGTGCAGGTGATGCCGGATTCGCCGGATCAGATGTTCGAGGGCATCGATCTACTCGACCCCACCAAAATCGTGCCCGAGGAACTGGTGCCGGTTCAGGTGATCGGCACCATGCAGCTCAATCGCAATCCCACCAACTTCTTCGCCGAGACCGAACAGGTGGCATTTCATCCGGGACATCTGGTGCCCGGTATCGACGTCACCGACGATCCGCTGCTGCAGGCGCGGCTGTTCTCCTACCTGGACACCCAGCTCACGCGGCTGGGTGGGCCGAACTTCGGGCAGATCCCGATCAACCGCCCGCACGCACCCGTCAACGACATGCTCCGCGACGGCTTCCACCAACACGGCGTGCATCCGGGGGTCGCGCCTTACCAACCGAACTCCCTCGACGGCGGGTGCCCGTTCTTCGCCGGCGCGGATACCGGCGCATTCATCGAGGCGCCGGCGGCGGTGGCAGAGTCGACGAAAGTTCGTGCGGCCCCGGCCTCCTACGACGACCACTTCAGCCAGGTGACGATGTTCTACCGTAGCCTCAGCCCTGTCGAGCAAGCCCACGTCGCCGACGCGTATACCTTCGAACTAGGCAAGTGCTACGAGCAGGCGATCAAGGAGCGGCAGCTGGTGGCGCTGGCGAACATCGACGCCGAGCTGTGCGCGACGGTCGCCGCAGGGTTGGGTCTCGAACCGCCCGTGCCTACCGCGCCGCCGACCGAGCCGATTGTGGTGAGCCCGGCGGTGTCTCAGGTGGGTCAGCGCTGGCCGGTGGAGGGGCGCAACATCGGCGTCCTCGTCGGCCCGGACTCCGACCTCAGCGACGTTTCGACCGTTGTCGACGCGCTCGGAGCGGCGAAGCTGGTGCCCCTGGTGATCGCGGCGCACGGCGGCACGCTCGCCCACGAGGGTGGAAGCGTACCGATCTCTCGGACGTATGCGACCGCGCGTTCGATCGAATTCGACGCCCTGGTGATCGCCGGCTCGCCCGGCACCGTGCAGGCCAAGATCCTCGTCGATGAGGTGTTCCGCCACTTCAAGGGGATCGCGGTGCTGCCGCAGGGCACCGATCTGCTGGTCCGGGCGGGTGTGAGCGAGGGCGCCGAGGGTGTTCTCAGCGGGTCGGAGGCTTCAGCGCTGGCCACCTCGCTGATCGAAAGCCTCGGCGAGCACCGGGTCTGGAGCCGCGACGTCGCGGTCTGA
- a CDS encoding pyridoxamine 5'-phosphate oxidase family protein, with translation MLGDLDAADVEAELRGGVVGRIGCLSSGRPYVVPVCYVYHEGCVYGHSMPGAKLTALSHDDTVCFEVENITDLSNWRSVIAWGTAELLQGSAARDGLNLLLDRLAPVLGPEFAAAHAAAHSGAEFTGTVYRIHLAEKTGRFETGSG, from the coding sequence ATGCTGGGCGACCTCGATGCCGCCGATGTGGAGGCCGAGCTGCGCGGGGGCGTCGTCGGCCGCATCGGCTGCCTGAGCAGCGGGCGACCGTATGTGGTGCCGGTGTGCTACGTGTACCACGAGGGTTGCGTGTACGGGCACTCGATGCCGGGCGCCAAGCTCACCGCGCTGAGCCACGACGACACGGTGTGCTTCGAGGTCGAGAACATCACCGACCTCTCGAACTGGCGCAGCGTGATCGCTTGGGGGACAGCCGAACTGCTCCAAGGCAGCGCCGCCCGAGATGGCCTGAATCTACTGCTGGATCGGCTGGCGCCTGTTCTCGGGCCCGAGTTCGCTGCCGCACATGCCGCGGCCCACTCTGGTGCGGAATTCACGGGAACCGTCTACCGGATCCACCTGGCGGAGAAGACCGGCCGCTTCGAAACAGGGAGCGGATAG
- a CDS encoding LLM class F420-dependent oxidoreductase, with translation MTRPIRVAVQIQPGGTPDYATWRDAVLAADDLGVDVIFGYDHFHRPAMKGIVDGKPVMFDEQPDVANFEGWTALASWGEITTHAEIGLLVTGVGYRNPDLLADMARTVDHISGGRLILGLGAGWYEKDYTTYGYDFGTFGSRFDLFDESLIRIENRLAALIPPPVRKIPILIGGTGPKRSLPAVARHADIWHAFQDLDAFRRSSDRVDELAATFGRNGADIERSTLWQDERSADAFREAGVTLFQTELTADDGYDLTSLKEVVAWRDNG, from the coding sequence ATGACCCGTCCCATCCGCGTCGCCGTCCAGATCCAACCCGGCGGTACGCCCGACTACGCCACGTGGCGCGATGCCGTCCTGGCCGCCGACGACCTCGGCGTCGACGTCATCTTCGGCTACGACCACTTCCACCGCCCGGCGATGAAGGGCATCGTCGACGGCAAGCCGGTCATGTTCGACGAGCAGCCCGACGTCGCCAACTTCGAGGGCTGGACCGCGCTCGCGTCCTGGGGCGAGATCACCACCCACGCGGAGATCGGGCTTCTCGTCACCGGTGTCGGCTACCGCAACCCCGACCTGCTCGCCGACATGGCACGCACCGTCGACCACATCAGCGGCGGCCGCCTCATCCTCGGCCTCGGCGCGGGATGGTACGAAAAGGACTACACCACCTACGGTTACGACTTCGGTACCTTCGGCTCCCGCTTCGATCTGTTCGACGAGAGCCTGATCCGCATCGAGAACCGGCTCGCCGCACTGATTCCGCCGCCCGTGCGCAAAATTCCGATCCTCATCGGCGGTACGGGCCCTAAGCGTTCGCTGCCCGCCGTTGCCCGGCACGCCGACATCTGGCACGCCTTCCAGGACCTGGATGCGTTCCGCAGGTCCAGCGACCGCGTCGACGAGCTGGCAGCGACGTTCGGCCGCAACGGCGCCGATATCGAACGCTCGACGCTGTGGCAGGACGAACGCAGCGCCGATGCGTTCCGCGAGGCAGGGGTCACGTTGTTCCAGACCGAACTCACCGCCGACGACGGCTACGACCTCACGTCTCTCAAGGAGGTTGTCGCCTGGCGGGACAACGGGTGA
- the thiD gene encoding bifunctional hydroxymethylpyrimidine kinase/phosphomethylpyrimidine kinase, whose protein sequence is MADTTHSLPLTPPGQTPRRVMTIAGSDSGGSAGLQADMRTFAMLGAHGSAAVTAVTVQNTLGVKAFHEVPADVVAAQISAVASDIGIEAAKTGMLASTAIIRAIVATWSAEGLDGTVPLVVDPVCASNVGEPLLHASALDAMRDELIPLATLVTPNLDEVRLLVGIEVVDDDTQRDAAKALHALGPQWALVKGGHLRTSRISSDLLFDGSDFHQFAAARVDTRHDHGAGDTLAAAITVALAHGHSVPDAVAFGKRWVTECIRAAYPLGHGLGTVNGMASLYR, encoded by the coding sequence ATGGCCGACACGACGCACAGCCTGCCGCTGACGCCGCCGGGACAGACCCCGCGCCGCGTCATGACGATCGCGGGCTCGGATTCCGGTGGCAGTGCCGGTCTGCAGGCCGACATGCGCACATTCGCGATGCTGGGCGCGCACGGCTCTGCTGCCGTGACGGCCGTGACAGTTCAGAACACCCTGGGCGTCAAAGCATTTCACGAGGTTCCGGCGGATGTCGTTGCTGCCCAGATCAGCGCGGTGGCATCCGACATCGGAATCGAGGCGGCCAAGACGGGCATGCTGGCCTCGACCGCAATCATCAGGGCCATCGTGGCGACGTGGTCGGCGGAAGGGCTCGACGGCACCGTGCCTCTGGTCGTCGATCCGGTATGCGCCTCCAATGTCGGCGAGCCGCTTCTGCACGCCAGCGCACTCGACGCCATGCGCGACGAACTGATCCCCCTGGCCACGCTGGTGACGCCGAACCTCGACGAAGTGCGACTGCTCGTCGGGATCGAGGTCGTGGACGACGACACCCAGCGCGACGCGGCCAAGGCGCTGCACGCGCTGGGCCCGCAGTGGGCACTGGTCAAGGGCGGCCACCTGCGCACCTCACGCATCAGCTCCGACCTCCTGTTCGACGGCTCCGATTTTCATCAGTTCGCGGCGGCTCGAGTCGACACCCGCCACGACCACGGCGCCGGCGACACGCTCGCCGCGGCGATCACCGTGGCGCTGGCACATGGCCACTCGGTTCCCGATGCGGTCGCATTCGGCAAGCGCTGGGTGACCGAGTGCATTCGCGCCGCCTATCCCCTGGGCCACGGCCTCGGCACGGTGAACGGGATGGCCAGTCTGTACCGCTGA
- a CDS encoding GMC family oxidoreductase, with amino-acid sequence MDPVAEFDFVIVGAGSAGCLLANRLSANPDHRVLLVEAGGRDDWFWIKVPVGYLYTIANPRTDWCFMTEADPGLAGRSILYARGRVIGGCSSINAMIHMRGQASDYELWAQATGDERWLWGGPDRPGETLAIYKELEDYFGGADDWHGSGGEIRVERPRVRWKILDAWQAAAAQRGIEPIDEFNRGDNSGSAYFHVNQRRGRRWSMADAFLHPIIHRPNLTVYPQTQAMQLLMDDQVHEDQRRGAWTTAQHRVTGLRLLKDGQMVDVRARREVILSAGAIGSPHLMQVSGLGPAGLLAQHHVPVAVDLPGVGANLQDHLQLRTVYRVRGARTVNTLYRNWITRAGMGIQYLLLRSGPMTMPPSTLGAFAKSDPALASPDLEWHVQPLSLAKFGEPLHPFGAITPSVCNLRPTSRGHVRMASSDPLTNPKILCNYLSTDADRDVAVRGLQMARQIMAAPALARYSPEEMLPGSRVVTDDELQIAARELGTTIFHPVGTCAMGAFDTRGLPRSAATVLDTDCRVFGVAGLRVADASAMPTITSGNTNAPVMLIAERAARAILGSLKRTERTH; translated from the coding sequence ATGGATCCCGTCGCCGAGTTCGACTTCGTCATCGTCGGAGCAGGCAGTGCGGGCTGCCTGCTTGCCAATCGGCTCAGCGCAAACCCCGATCACCGCGTGCTCTTGGTCGAGGCCGGCGGCAGAGACGACTGGTTCTGGATCAAGGTGCCGGTGGGCTATCTGTACACCATTGCCAACCCCCGCACCGACTGGTGCTTCATGACTGAGGCCGATCCCGGTCTGGCCGGTCGCAGCATCCTCTACGCGCGCGGCCGCGTGATCGGCGGCTGCTCATCGATCAACGCCATGATCCATATGCGTGGGCAGGCCAGCGATTACGAACTGTGGGCGCAAGCCACCGGTGACGAGCGATGGCTTTGGGGTGGCCCAGACCGTCCGGGCGAGACACTGGCGATCTACAAGGAGTTGGAAGACTACTTCGGCGGGGCCGACGACTGGCACGGCTCCGGTGGCGAGATCCGGGTCGAGCGGCCGCGGGTGCGCTGGAAGATTCTGGACGCCTGGCAGGCCGCTGCAGCCCAACGCGGCATCGAGCCGATCGATGAGTTCAACCGGGGCGACAACTCCGGCAGTGCGTATTTTCATGTCAACCAGCGGCGCGGTCGGCGCTGGTCGATGGCCGATGCTTTCCTACACCCCATCATCCACCGCCCCAATCTCACCGTGTATCCACAGACCCAGGCCATGCAGCTGCTGATGGACGATCAGGTCCACGAAGATCAGCGTCGCGGTGCCTGGACCACGGCGCAGCACCGCGTCACTGGTCTACGGCTGCTCAAAGACGGCCAGATGGTCGACGTTCGCGCCCGCCGGGAGGTGATCCTGAGTGCTGGAGCCATTGGTTCGCCGCATCTGATGCAGGTCTCGGGTCTAGGCCCGGCCGGGCTGCTCGCCCAGCATCATGTGCCGGTGGCCGTCGATCTGCCGGGAGTCGGCGCAAACCTCCAGGACCATTTGCAGCTGCGAACGGTCTACCGCGTCCGAGGCGCGCGAACCGTCAACACGCTGTACCGGAACTGGATCACCCGTGCGGGCATGGGAATTCAGTACCTGCTGCTGCGATCAGGACCCATGACGATGCCGCCGTCCACACTGGGGGCTTTCGCCAAGAGCGACCCCGCGCTGGCCAGCCCCGACTTGGAGTGGCATGTGCAGCCTTTGTCTCTGGCGAAGTTCGGCGAACCTCTGCACCCGTTCGGCGCCATCACCCCCTCGGTCTGCAACCTGCGACCGACCTCGCGTGGTCATGTACGAATGGCCAGTTCGGATCCGCTGACCAACCCGAAGATCCTCTGCAACTACCTGTCCACAGATGCCGATCGTGACGTCGCGGTGCGCGGCCTCCAGATGGCCCGGCAGATCATGGCGGCGCCGGCACTCGCCCGCTACTCGCCGGAAGAGATGCTTCCCGGCTCCCGAGTGGTGACAGACGACGAGCTGCAGATCGCAGCCCGTGAGTTGGGCACCACCATCTTCCACCCGGTTGGCACCTGTGCGATGGGTGCGTTCGACACACGCGGTCTGCCACGGTCGGCCGCCACGGTTCTTGACACCGATTGCCGTGTGTTCGGCGTCGCCGGGCTCCGCGTGGCTGATGCTTCGGCGATGCCCACGATCACTTCTGGGAACACCAACGCGCCGGTCATGCTGATCGCAGAGCGCGCAGCGCGGGCGATCCTGGGGTCCCTGAAGAGGACGGAGCGGACGCACTGA